The DNA segment CCCATTCTTTTTCGTCTGCTGGTTCTGCTGCTGTTATTTGCATCAGTCTCGAGTCTTGCCTATTCGCAAGACACTCCTCCAGCTGAAGTTGAGATCGCCAATGAACCGGCGGCGACGGTGGCGGTGGATGACGTGGCTGACGATTCGGCGATCGCGGGCCGGTTGCGGCGAATTTTTGAGTCGTCCGGTTGGTATGGCGATCTGAACGTTTCGTCCGACAACGGCATCGTGACCTTGGAAGGCATCGCCACTTCAGCTGACCACCGCGAATGGGCAGGCAACACGGCGCGAAAAACGAAGGACGTAATCGCCGTCATCAACAAACTCGATGTTGACGCGATTGTCGATCTGACTTCCAGCAAGGAAGTGGTCACCCAAAGTCTCGATACGCTTTGGCAGGATTTTCTTGTTAGGTCACCTCTGCTGTTTGCTGCACTAGTTGCCTTGATGCTCACAGCGGTTTTGGCAAGGTTGGCCAGTTGGTTGCTGTTCAAGATTCTCGGCAACCGTGGAATGCGCTCGAGCCTAAAAGATTTGATCTATCAACTCGGGTCGTTGACCGTCTGGATCGCAGGTTTTTTGACAGCAACGATCGTCGCATTTCCTGGCATGACACCAGCGAAAGCACTAACGGTTCTGGGGCTCGGGTCTGTCGCAATCGGCTTTGCGTTCAAGGACATTTTCGAGAACTTTTTTGCCGGCGTTTTGATTCTTTGGGGTTATCCGTTCGATCGAGGGGACTTCATCACTTGTGATGGAATCACTGGAAAGGTTGAACAGATTACGATTCGCAACACGTTGATTCGGCAGCTTGACGGTGAACTTACTGTGATGCCTAACGCAACTCTGTTTAAAAATAATGTCGATGTGTTGACCAGTCAGCCACAACGCCGAGTCAGACTGATCTGCGGCGTCGCCTATGATGAAGATGTCGATCAATCCCGCGATGTCATTCGCCAGGCCGTCCAGAGCTGTGATTCGATTGAGGGAATTCGTACGGTTGAGGTTTTTGCGCAGGAGTTTGCAAGTTCAAGTGTTAATTTTGAAGTCGCCTGGTGGACTGGGTCGAAGCCAACCGAAATTCGACGCAGTCGAGATCAAGTCGTCGGTGCGATCAAACGGGCCCTTGACGAGGCGGGAATCGAAATTCCATTTCCCTACCGAACGCTGACGTTCAAAGATTCTGCTGTCGAGTCAGCAATGAAGAACTTAGTCGATGGTGATGTTCCGGCGTAAGCAATGCACGTACGCAAGCTTTTCTAGAACGGCTGTGTGCAGCTTTTCGGGTAGTAATGGAGCTAGACCAAGGTCAAAGTTGTATTCACTCACTTCGACCACGATCTCCAGGACGCCTGCAACCAGTTGGCTCGGATCGGCAGTGGGCGACAAGTCGAGAGAACGCCCGCCGATTTCATTCGCGGTGGTGGCGATTGCCATGATGTCAAGATACACATTGACGGTCTCTGCAAAGTCTTCCCACGGATGCATGGTCGCGTAAGCACTGACGTGGCGGGTGGACCAGTCTGCCGGCGGGCCTTGTTCGTAGTGGCGGCACATCGCTTGACCATAGTCAACTGAATTTGGCTCGCCGAACAACCGTTGGTATTCATCCCTAGCAATCCGACTGGCCCAAGCCCAGTCGATGTAATGGCCCACTTCGTGCCGCATGTGACCGATCAGCGTTCGCTGTGGTTCACCCAATTGGACTCGCAAACGCTCGCGATGCACGCTGTCGGCTTCGGCCAGATTAATTGTGACGAGACCGCTTTCGTGACCGGTAGTGACCTTCTGTTGTTGACCGTTCATGTCCACCGAATCCTCGCGAAACTCGAACGCCAGCGGATGCGTTTCGATCAACTTGTCGATAAACGGAGGTAAACCGAGTTGGTCCAGCTGGACGAGAAGTCGGCGTTTCGCGGACTCCATTGCTGCCCATCGAGCGACACTGTTCGGTCGGTTTAGTGACGGAATGACCTTGGTGAACTTGCACCACCGGCAAAGTTCATTGGGCGCTGTAATGAATGAATGGCAAACACGATAACGTTGGTTTCGACAGGGGAACGCGGCGGTGCCGCATGCATCGCAAGCCGAGGAATCGTTTCGGGCAGTAAAACTTGTCAACGCTCCGCAGGGAACGCATCGGCCGACCGTTGCTCTGCACGAAAGGCAGAGGGTGTTGTTGAAGAAGATGCGATTGCCACAACGGCAGCTTCCGGTTTTCATTCTGGCGACCTACGCAGAGCTAACGGCGGTTTGAACGTTCTCGGGGTCGAGCAAGTGGTCACCACTTTGCTGCTCATTCGCCCAAACTTTCATCCCCGTGCATTCCGCGTCGCCTCGCATGGTTGCAAATGCAACATCCGCGGCATCGCGGCCCGTTCCGATACGAACGAATCCGCCAACCGGCGCCAATCGTGTGGCGTCAAACAAAAACCATCGGCCATCAAAGTACGCTTCAAAGAAACCGTGAAAGTCTGGTGGCTGAAGATTAACGGCGTAGCCTGAAACATATCTTGCTGGGATCCCCATCGCTCGACAAAGGCTGATTGAGACGTGAGCATAGTCTCGGCAGACACCGGTTCGCTGCAGCAGGACGTCGCAGGCCGTTGTTGTCGGTCCCGTACTGCCTGGTGTGTAGGTCAACTGGTCGAAGGTCCAATTGCAAATTGCCGTCGCTCTTGAATAGCCCGGCACAAGATGACCAAATTCTTCGCTCGCGAACCGAAACAACTTATCTGATTCGCAGTATCGGCTCGGGTTCAAGTAGGTCAGTACGTCTGCGGGAAGTTTTTCGTAGCTTACTTCGCCTAAGTTTGTTGAATCGACTTCCTCAGCATGAAGCTCAACTGTCGCTTGGTAAGCGATCGTCAGTTCACCTGGCAGGGCATTGAGACGCAACAAGCGGTTACCTGATTGCCCGACGGCACATTCATCGACGGTCTGGAACGGTGATATTTCGATCGACTCGTTGCTAGTCGCTTGATGCTCGTTCTGTGCGACAGATAAGTTCAGCAGGAAGACAGTGGGTTCTTTGACAAGATAGTGCAGTCGGCTACCGACGAGAATTTGGTTCATTTGATTTGTTCGTTTTGTGTGAAGAACTAAGAGGAAATTTGCACATCGCCGCTATCACCAATTAGGTCGTTGATCTGTCGAAATAGCTTTTCAAAATCAACGGGCTTCGGGTGAAGTGCGTCACAGCCGGCGGCGATTGCGCGGGTCTCGTCATCAGGTAAAGCGTAAGCGGTCAATGCGATCACCGGAATGCGTTTCTCGGCATCGGCGGCTCGGATTTGCATGGTTGCTTCTAAACCATCCAGTTCCGGCATGTTAATGTCCATCAGAATTAGCGAAGGCACGGACTGCGCGGTGGCTAAGACGGCCTCGAGTCCGTTGACCGCCGTGACCACTGCGAAGCCGCGCTGCTGCAGTTTTAGCGTCATCATTTCGCGAATGTCTTCGTGATCGTCAACAATAAGTATGGTGGTCATGGTTCGTGCCTTTACAAAACGGTCGGGACGCAGGCTTGCAGACGCTTCGGCGAGATTAGCCGAAGGCTGGAAGTCTACGCTGCGGCAACAGGATCGCGTCGTTTAAGGATGGATTCGATTTTGGACCGTGTTTGCGAGTGAGACGTTGTCATGCTTGTTGCTCCCACTTTGCGAAACTTAACAAATAGTTTGTCAAAGTTCTTAAACTTGCCGAGACATGAAATGATGACCGGTCCCGTATAGCCTTCCCCACGAATAGATCTGCACAGGTACCGAGCTTGAGCAAATCCGCCTCTCGGCAATACGACAATCACGACAGCTGCCGGGTTGCGTCGCAGTATCTCTCGGCCGACTTCTTCCGGCAGGGTGTCGTCGTCAACCGTGTCAAGCTGAAAGTGGTCCGCACCGCTCAGCCGCAACAGGTTCAGAACGAGCGACTCGCTAAAGTGGTGCGATACACAGCCAATGACGGTCGCAGTGTCTTTGCTCTCGCATAGTAGTTCCGATTCTGCGCCGGCTTGCTCGTTGGTTGGATCGGTGTGTTCCTTGAGCTTCGAAATCAAACCACCAACCAACGCGAATAGGCGATTTGTGTCGGCGTCCGTTAAATGTTCTTCGTCATGATCGAGCCGAATTCGCTTGAGTGACGGGATCAAGATTTCGTCGCAAGCAGAGTCCAGGTCGTTTTCGTCAACGTGTTCCAACAGCATCTCCCTGGCACGATGCTCGTCATTGGCAAGCAGGCGTTGATAAAATCGCATCGATGCCTTGATCTCGACCTGTTCGCCAAGCAGCGTCGACAGTACTTTGAACCGAGGCACGTAGCGACCCAGCACGACCAAGCAAACGGTAAGTGGTGTCGAGAGCAACAAACCGACTGGGCCCCATAGCCAACCCCAGAAAACTGCTGCCAAAATTACCGCGACGGCCGAAATTCCTGTGCTTGCGCCATACAACCACGGTTCAAGCACGTTGTTGCTGACAAGTTCCATCGTGATGATGAGGGCGAAAACAGCGACCGCGATGCTGTAGCCGGGAAAGACCGACAAGGCGATTGCTAATGGGAATATTGCTGCAGCGGTTGGTCCAATGTAGGGAACAAAACGCAAACACGTCGCCAGCACTCCCCAAAGAATTGCGTTAGGAAAACTGCCACTTTCGGTCATGGTACCACCGATGACGGTTAGCCCGACGGTAAGTACGAATCCGTACGATGTGTTGACGATTGTTTGGGCGATTAGGTAACGACTGATCCGGCCTGCCGCTTCGTCGAGTGCCTCGGTCGTCGTGACGTAGTTGCCATTGCTCACCACCGCGATAATTCGGTCTCGCAGATCTTCGCGGTGAATCAGCATGAACAACGCAAACACGCTGACCAAACCGGCCGTTGCTAGCGGACTCAGAACTGTACCAGCGGTGGTGGCCCACGATGCGAGCGGAAGATCGTCCTGCACCTGTTGTACGTACAGCGGTGATTTGGCCGAAGTGCCATCGTGTGGGACCTCTTTCCCTTCGCTTCCCATTTTGGGCAGCATCTTATTCCAAAACGTAGGCTCGACGGTT comes from the Rubripirellula reticaptiva genome and includes:
- a CDS encoding response regulator is translated as MTTILIVDDHEDIREMMTLKLQQRGFAVVTAVNGLEAVLATAQSVPSLILMDINMPELDGLEATMQIRAADAEKRIPVIALTAYALPDDETRAIAAGCDALHPKPVDFEKLFRQINDLIGDSGDVQISS
- a CDS encoding transglutaminase-like domain-containing protein, with amino-acid sequence MNQILVGSRLHYLVKEPTVFLLNLSVAQNEHQATSNESIEISPFQTVDECAVGQSGNRLLRLNALPGELTIAYQATVELHAEEVDSTNLGEVSYEKLPADVLTYLNPSRYCESDKLFRFASEEFGHLVPGYSRATAICNWTFDQLTYTPGSTGPTTTACDVLLQRTGVCRDYAHVSISLCRAMGIPARYVSGYAVNLQPPDFHGFFEAYFDGRWFLFDATRLAPVGGFVRIGTGRDAADVAFATMRGDAECTGMKVWANEQQSGDHLLDPENVQTAVSSA
- a CDS encoding AI-2E family transporter, which produces MKQPKSDLATIAAVAQLLAVILAVTAMYFARDVFIPLSLGLLLSFLLSPIVNRLQRLGVPNVMAVVATAALAFVLLAGGFTLIGRELTTLVGDLPKHKGELVAKARSLGGMTTGVGGSLGELADEVSEAIEESAEPQKEATVEPTFWNKMLPKMGSEGKEVPHDGTSAKSPLYVQQVQDDLPLASWATTAGTVLSPLATAGLVSVFALFMLIHREDLRDRIIAVVSNGNYVTTTEALDEAAGRISRYLIAQTIVNTSYGFVLTVGLTVIGGTMTESGSFPNAILWGVLATCLRFVPYIGPTAAAIFPLAIALSVFPGYSIAVAVFALIITMELVSNNVLEPWLYGASTGISAVAVILAAVFWGWLWGPVGLLLSTPLTVCLVVLGRYVPRFKVLSTLLGEQVEIKASMRFYQRLLANDEHRAREMLLEHVDENDLDSACDEILIPSLKRIRLDHDEEHLTDADTNRLFALVGGLISKLKEHTDPTNEQAGAESELLCESKDTATVIGCVSHHFSESLVLNLLRLSGADHFQLDTVDDDTLPEEVGREILRRNPAAVVIVVLPRGGFAQARYLCRSIRGEGYTGPVIISCLGKFKNFDKLFVKFRKVGATSMTTSHSQTRSKIESILKRRDPVAAA
- a CDS encoding putative zinc-binding metallopeptidase, with protein sequence MKTGSCRCGNRIFFNNTLCLSCRATVGRCVPCGALTSFTARNDSSACDACGTAAFPCRNQRYRVCHSFITAPNELCRWCKFTKVIPSLNRPNSVARWAAMESAKRRLLVQLDQLGLPPFIDKLIETHPLAFEFREDSVDMNGQQQKVTTGHESGLVTINLAEADSVHRERLRVQLGEPQRTLIGHMRHEVGHYIDWAWASRIARDEYQRLFGEPNSVDYGQAMCRHYEQGPPADWSTRHVSAYATMHPWEDFAETVNVYLDIMAIATTANEIGGRSLDLSPTADPSQLVAGVLEIVVEVSEYNFDLGLAPLLPEKLHTAVLEKLAYVHCLRRNITID
- a CDS encoding mechanosensitive ion channel family protein — translated: MKSPILFRLLVLLLLFASVSSLAYSQDTPPAEVEIANEPAATVAVDDVADDSAIAGRLRRIFESSGWYGDLNVSSDNGIVTLEGIATSADHREWAGNTARKTKDVIAVINKLDVDAIVDLTSSKEVVTQSLDTLWQDFLVRSPLLFAALVALMLTAVLARLASWLLFKILGNRGMRSSLKDLIYQLGSLTVWIAGFLTATIVAFPGMTPAKALTVLGLGSVAIGFAFKDIFENFFAGVLILWGYPFDRGDFITCDGITGKVEQITIRNTLIRQLDGELTVMPNATLFKNNVDVLTSQPQRRVRLICGVAYDEDVDQSRDVIRQAVQSCDSIEGIRTVEVFAQEFASSSVNFEVAWWTGSKPTEIRRSRDQVVGAIKRALDEAGIEIPFPYRTLTFKDSAVESAMKNLVDGDVPA